A region of Pseudomonas sp. Marseille-Q3773 DNA encodes the following proteins:
- a CDS encoding acyloxyacyl hydrolase: protein MKTRLAASLAAAVLAFAGANLAQAAQVSGAIGATSQGDMTYRIGLSFDWDKKWLESSTGYVSGYWDAAYTYWEGGEASGAHSLSLSPVFTYEFSGFSYTPYIEAGIGLAAFSKTDVGDQRLGSSLNFEDRIGFGLKLPGEQKVGIRAMHYSNAGLKQPNDGIESYSLFYSKGF, encoded by the coding sequence ATGAAAACCCGTCTAGCAGCTTCGCTGGCCGCTGCAGTACTGGCGTTTGCCGGGGCCAATCTGGCCCAGGCAGCGCAGGTGTCCGGCGCCATTGGCGCCACCAGCCAAGGCGACATGACCTACCGTATCGGGCTGTCGTTCGACTGGGACAAGAAATGGCTGGAAAGCAGTACCGGCTACGTGAGCGGCTATTGGGATGCCGCCTACACCTACTGGGAAGGCGGTGAGGCCAGTGGCGCCCATTCGCTGTCGCTCAGCCCGGTATTCACCTATGAATTCAGCGGTTTCAGCTATACCCCGTACATCGAGGCCGGTATCGGCCTGGCGGCGTTTTCCAAGACTGACGTGGGCGACCAGCGCCTGGGCTCGTCGCTCAACTTCGAAGACCGCATCGGCTTTGGCCTGAAGTTGCCGGGGGAGCAGAAGGTCGGGATCCGCGCGATGCACTACTCCAATGCCGGGCTTAAGCAGCCTAACGACGGGATCGAGTCGTACTCGCTGTTCTACAGCAAAGGCTTCTGA
- a CDS encoding phytanoyl-CoA dioxygenase family protein codes for MSLDQQLQTLDEQGYVLLPAVLDPLRIALLRCAIDDLQPIHWDYQGLLEHYKCVFNRNPLWLPFLDLPALIALAEAALGADCHVIGQTAWRSHPGYPGMALHLDHLPMQLPGWLSERGDFVQPVQILTAQLYLSDIDQAIGPTWIVPGSHRAARPPQAGEDQWQGRKAEPMLCRAGDALGFRSDVWHSGGANCSRARERDMLQVHYGRRMVAQKFSPYLSWRFNPQVLEAATPRQRRLLGEHAEAEYD; via the coding sequence ATGAGCCTGGACCAGCAACTGCAAACGTTGGACGAGCAGGGCTATGTGCTGCTGCCCGCGGTGCTCGACCCCTTGCGCATCGCCTTGTTGCGCTGTGCCATCGATGACTTGCAGCCGATCCACTGGGACTACCAGGGGCTGCTGGAGCACTACAAGTGCGTGTTCAACCGCAACCCGTTGTGGTTGCCGTTTCTCGACCTGCCAGCGCTGATCGCCCTGGCCGAGGCGGCGCTGGGCGCTGACTGCCATGTGATCGGGCAGACCGCATGGCGCAGCCACCCGGGCTACCCCGGCATGGCCCTGCACCTGGACCACCTGCCCATGCAGTTACCCGGCTGGCTCAGCGAACGCGGCGACTTCGTGCAACCCGTGCAGATCCTGACGGCGCAGCTGTACCTCAGCGACATCGACCAGGCGATCGGGCCGACCTGGATCGTGCCCGGCAGTCACCGCGCGGCGCGGCCGCCACAGGCTGGCGAGGACCAGTGGCAGGGCCGCAAGGCCGAGCCGATGCTATGCAGGGCAGGGGATGCGCTGGGGTTTCGCAGTGATGTCTGGCACAGCGGCGGGGCCAACTGCAGCCGTGCACGTGAGCGCGACATGCTGCAGGTGCACTACGGCCGACGCATGGTGGCGCAGAAGTTTTCACCGTACCTGAGCTGGCGCTTCAACCCGCAGGTGCTGGAGGCGGCTACGCCCCGGCAGCGCCGCCTGCTGGGTGAACATGCGGAAGCGGAATACGACTGA
- a CDS encoding carboxypeptidase regulatory-like domain-containing protein: protein MRNHHYALGTALLVALALPWTLAAAADLNAPIDMQAVQLQPQEQNGVRYLQGGIGQDEANALRKTPGYDLHVELSTGPEGKFQSGANVDIQNAQGQPVLSIPDAGPLLYVQLPPGKYKITGNAQGETVQQVVTVNGKSPATVNLNWR, encoded by the coding sequence ATGCGTAATCATCACTATGCCCTGGGCACAGCACTACTGGTCGCCCTGGCGCTGCCCTGGACCCTGGCGGCCGCCGCCGACCTGAATGCCCCGATCGACATGCAGGCCGTGCAGTTGCAGCCGCAGGAGCAGAACGGCGTACGCTACCTGCAAGGCGGCATTGGCCAGGACGAGGCCAATGCCCTGCGCAAGACCCCGGGCTATGACCTCCACGTCGAACTCTCGACCGGCCCGGAAGGCAAGTTCCAGAGCGGTGCCAACGTTGATATCCAGAATGCACAAGGGCAGCCTGTGCTCAGCATCCCGGATGCCGGGCCGCTGCTGTACGTACAGTTGCCGCCGGGCAAATACAAAATCACTGGCAACGCCCAGGGCGAGACGGTGCAACAGGTAGTGACAGTCAACGGCAAGTCACCGGCGACCGTCAACCTGAACTGGCGTTGA
- a CDS encoding LysR family transcriptional regulator — translation MDLVQLEIFKAVAEQGSISAAAQHIHRVPSNLTTRIKQLEEDLGVELFIREKSRLRLSPAGWNFLEYTRRILDLVHEARLTVAGEDPQGTFALGSLESTAAVRIPALLADYNQRYPKVDLDLSTGPSGTMLEGVLSGRLVAAFVDGPVLHPTLEGMPVFEEEMMVIAPLNHAPVTRARDVNGENIYAFRANCSYRHHFESWFVQDQAVPGKIHEMESYHGMLACVSAGAGLAMMPRSMLDNMPGCSTVSAWPMSEDFRYLKTWLVWRRGTVSRSLSMFVKLLEERRAN, via the coding sequence GTGGACCTGGTGCAACTGGAAATCTTCAAGGCGGTCGCCGAGCAGGGCAGCATCAGCGCCGCCGCGCAGCACATCCATCGGGTGCCGTCGAACCTGACTACACGCATCAAGCAGCTGGAGGAGGACCTTGGCGTGGAACTGTTCATTCGTGAAAAGAGCCGCCTGCGCCTGTCACCGGCAGGCTGGAACTTCCTCGAATACACCCGGCGTATCCTCGACCTGGTTCACGAGGCGCGCCTGACGGTGGCCGGCGAGGATCCGCAAGGCACCTTCGCCCTGGGGTCGCTGGAAAGCACGGCGGCAGTGCGCATCCCGGCCTTGCTGGCGGACTACAACCAGCGCTACCCCAAGGTCGACCTGGACCTGTCTACTGGCCCATCCGGGACCATGCTCGAGGGTGTGCTGTCCGGGCGCCTGGTGGCGGCATTCGTCGACGGGCCGGTGCTGCACCCGACACTGGAGGGGATGCCGGTATTCGAGGAAGAGATGATGGTCATTGCACCGCTCAACCATGCCCCAGTAACCCGCGCTCGGGACGTCAATGGCGAGAATATCTACGCCTTCCGCGCCAACTGTTCGTACCGCCACCACTTCGAGAGCTGGTTCGTCCAGGACCAGGCGGTGCCGGGCAAGATCCACGAAATGGAGTCGTACCACGGCATGCTGGCCTGCGTCAGCGCCGGCGCCGGCCTGGCCATGATGCCGCGCAGCATGCTCGACAACATGCCCGGGTGCAGCACGGTCAGCGCCTGGCCGATGTCAGAGGACTTCCGCTACCTGAAAACCTGGCTGGTGTGGCGACGGGGCACGGTGTCGCGCAGTTTGAGCATGTTCGTGAAATTACTTGAAGAACGCCGCGCAAACTGA
- a CDS encoding aldehyde dehydrogenase family protein: MSAISSLTHAISLDPYSGEQIGAYPFDTDAALEAALQRAKVGFRQWRQVSLGQRSEYLLALASTLETKAEAFAQMISREIGKPVAQARGEVGKCVGLCRWYAEHGPAMLAAEPTQVEKARIEYRPLGPILAVMPWNFPVWQVLRGAVPAILAGNTYVLKHAPNVMGSAYLLAELFKDAGLPEGVFEVLNVTPDGVTRAINDPRIAAVTLTGSVRAGMAIGAQAGAALKKCVLELGGSDPFIVLADADLDAAVKAAVIGRYQNTGQVCAAAKRLIVEASVVEEFTRRFVDATRELKVGNPMEDDTYIGPMARFDLRDELDGQVQASLAEGATLLLGGHKIDGVANFYAPTVLANVTPDMTAFRQELFGPVAAIISARDADHAVELANDSDFGLASTIYTADYALAERMTAALDTGGVFINGYCASDPRVAFGGVKKSGFGRELSHFGVREFTNAQTVWLDRN, translated from the coding sequence ATGAGCGCGATCAGCAGCCTGACCCACGCCATCTCCCTCGACCCGTACAGCGGTGAGCAGATCGGCGCCTACCCGTTCGACACCGACGCCGCACTGGAAGCGGCGCTGCAACGTGCCAAGGTTGGCTTCCGCCAGTGGCGCCAGGTGTCGCTGGGTCAGCGCAGCGAGTACTTGCTGGCGCTGGCCAGCACGCTCGAAACCAAGGCCGAAGCCTTCGCCCAGATGATCAGCCGCGAAATTGGCAAGCCGGTCGCCCAGGCCCGTGGCGAGGTCGGCAAATGCGTCGGCCTGTGCCGCTGGTACGCCGAGCACGGCCCGGCGATGCTCGCTGCCGAGCCGACCCAGGTGGAAAAGGCCCGCATCGAATACCGCCCGCTGGGCCCGATCCTGGCGGTGATGCCGTGGAACTTCCCGGTATGGCAGGTGCTGCGCGGCGCCGTGCCGGCGATCCTGGCTGGCAATACCTACGTGCTCAAGCACGCCCCGAACGTGATGGGCAGTGCTTACCTGTTGGCCGAGCTGTTCAAGGATGCCGGCCTGCCAGAAGGCGTGTTCGAGGTGCTGAACGTGACCCCGGACGGTGTCACCCGGGCCATCAATGACCCGCGCATCGCCGCCGTGACCCTGACTGGCAGCGTGCGGGCCGGCATGGCCATTGGTGCGCAGGCTGGCGCGGCGCTGAAGAAGTGTGTGCTGGAACTGGGCGGCTCCGACCCGTTCATCGTGTTGGCCGACGCCGACCTGGATGCCGCCGTGAAGGCGGCGGTGATCGGCCGCTACCAGAACACCGGCCAGGTCTGCGCAGCGGCCAAGCGCCTGATCGTCGAAGCCAGCGTCGTGGAGGAATTCACCCGCAGGTTCGTCGACGCCACGCGTGAGCTGAAGGTGGGCAACCCAATGGAAGACGACACCTACATCGGCCCGATGGCCCGTTTCGACCTGCGTGACGAGCTGGATGGCCAGGTGCAGGCGAGCCTCGCCGAAGGCGCTACCCTGCTGCTGGGCGGGCACAAGATCGACGGTGTGGCCAACTTTTACGCGCCGACCGTGCTGGCCAACGTCACCCCGGACATGACGGCGTTCCGCCAGGAGCTGTTCGGGCCGGTGGCGGCGATCATCAGCGCCCGTGATGCGGACCATGCGGTGGAACTGGCCAACGACAGCGACTTCGGCCTGGCCTCGACCATCTATACCGCCGATTACGCATTGGCCGAGCGCATGACCGCAGCCCTGGATACCGGTGGCGTGTTCATCAACGGCTACTGCGCCTCCGACCCCCGCGTGGCGTTCGGCGGGGTGAAGAAGAGCGGCTTCGGGCGCGAGCTGTCGCACTTTGGTGTGCGTGAGTTCACCAATGCGCAGACGGTTTGGCTGGATCGTAATTGA
- a CDS encoding AAA family ATPase gives MFYLPLPSDQADRLASEPASGFFSTASLLEAATVLFVQNLPRQPAAASADVQERRFAEIVRIANEVECAAPGRFQGQVARHFDREAFAMGLGMLGENGIALLSSEVAYQADELLDGEGQWNFQFADSYRQRATPLHPVYLPALASDLMLSDQQHRLLREFLSGIDESVAVQGFAGTGKTFLIHQFARLLDPQRTLLLALTEGQLRALQARVKDAAAYTALTFGQLADELLNRDLTSNGWRLRDPYRTKLSWRPQEAQVVRWLGIPDIGPLAARQVVALCIRAVRTFCHSADSQLQLHHLPWAGPGTTPLDQEVLLEKARLYWQELIRPSAREIQLPVRDYHRVKLLSLTADVIDSRYTHVIVDEVHELSSPMLAVLDRSPQSIIALGDELQNLNGLSPHHGSFIRQRCIDRSLRAGPAMDKVLNPLIQAHPAAIQGAFSGSAEHYTRVSFFDTVSVPEQPTALIVDDEWGLFGWFQRLTHLNVPFVLLKSARKDFELFVEDCIELYRHGTRPRHPMLFRYASWQALEQDKGDDKAFVAVANMLRKGYTPEHFARAKSRYRWDKAPKLFLGRVRDVKNMEFARVMVSPELMVAPQVAGNRNERARMLAGLYTACSRARHELIVPGGMLDWVKDQVRD, from the coding sequence ATGTTCTACCTGCCTTTGCCCAGCGACCAGGCCGACCGCCTCGCCAGCGAGCCCGCTAGCGGGTTCTTCAGTACCGCCAGCCTGCTGGAAGCCGCTACCGTGCTGTTCGTGCAAAACCTGCCGCGCCAGCCCGCCGCGGCCTCGGCGGACGTGCAGGAGCGCCGTTTCGCTGAAATCGTGCGCATCGCCAACGAGGTCGAGTGCGCCGCACCCGGGCGTTTCCAGGGCCAGGTGGCGCGACACTTCGACCGTGAGGCCTTCGCGATGGGCCTGGGCATGCTTGGCGAAAACGGCATCGCCCTGTTGTCCAGCGAGGTGGCGTACCAGGCCGACGAGCTGCTGGACGGCGAAGGCCAGTGGAACTTCCAGTTCGCCGACAGCTACCGCCAGCGCGCCACACCGCTGCACCCGGTGTACCTGCCCGCGCTGGCCAGCGACCTGATGCTCAGCGACCAGCAGCACCGGCTGCTGCGCGAATTTCTCAGTGGCATCGACGAATCGGTGGCCGTGCAGGGTTTCGCCGGTACCGGCAAGACCTTCCTGATTCATCAGTTCGCCCGCCTGCTCGACCCCCAGCGTACGCTGCTGCTGGCGTTGACCGAAGGCCAGTTGCGCGCCTTGCAGGCACGGGTCAAGGACGCGGCGGCCTATACGGCGCTGACCTTCGGCCAACTGGCCGACGAGCTGCTCAACCGTGACCTAACCAGCAACGGTTGGCGCCTGCGCGACCCCTACCGCACCAAGCTGTCGTGGCGCCCGCAGGAGGCGCAGGTGGTCCGCTGGCTGGGCATTCCCGACATCGGCCCGCTTGCTGCCCGCCAGGTAGTGGCGTTGTGCATTCGCGCGGTGCGGACCTTCTGCCACAGCGCCGATAGCCAACTGCAGCTGCACCATCTGCCGTGGGCCGGGCCGGGCACCACGCCGCTGGATCAGGAAGTGCTGCTGGAAAAGGCACGGTTGTACTGGCAGGAACTGATTCGCCCGTCAGCCCGGGAAATCCAGTTGCCGGTACGCGACTATCACCGGGTCAAACTGTTGTCATTGACCGCTGACGTGATCGACAGCCGCTACACCCATGTCATCGTCGACGAGGTCCACGAACTGTCGTCGCCGATGCTCGCCGTGCTCGACCGCAGCCCGCAGTCGATCATTGCCCTGGGTGACGAGTTGCAGAACCTCAACGGCCTCAGCCCGCACCATGGCAGCTTCATTCGCCAACGCTGCATTGACCGCTCACTGCGCGCCGGGCCGGCCATGGACAAAGTGCTCAACCCACTGATCCAGGCACATCCGGCGGCGATCCAGGGTGCCTTCAGCGGCAGCGCCGAGCATTACACCCGGGTCAGCTTCTTCGACACGGTCAGCGTTCCCGAACAGCCCACTGCACTGATCGTCGACGACGAGTGGGGCCTGTTCGGCTGGTTCCAGCGCCTGACGCACCTGAACGTGCCGTTCGTGCTGCTGAAAAGCGCGCGCAAGGACTTCGAGCTGTTCGTCGAGGACTGCATCGAACTGTATCGCCATGGCACCCGGCCGCGTCACCCGATGCTGTTCCGTTACGCCAGTTGGCAGGCGCTGGAGCAGGACAAGGGCGATGACAAGGCATTCGTTGCCGTGGCCAACATGCTGCGCAAGGGCTACACCCCCGAGCACTTTGCCAGGGCCAAGAGCCGTTACCGCTGGGACAAGGCGCCCAAGCTGTTCCTGGGGCGGGTGCGGGATGTGAAGAACATGGAGTTTGCCCGGGTCATGGTGTCGCCGGAACTGATGGTGGCGCCGCAGGTGGCTGGGAACCGCAACGAGCGTGCGCGGATGCTGGCCGGGTTGTACACCGCCTGTTCGCGGGCGCGGCATGAACTGATCGTGCCGGGAGGAATGCTGGACTGGGTCAAGGACCAGGTTCGGGATTGA
- a CDS encoding helix-turn-helix domain-containing protein — MTTANALQVQAFHTTDVTEQVRATPAWQQQYRQMSPGHFSGELRCLGLEGVEVYEERLNTRVEQFFRAPSGSLAFCFDRSENSLYLLNEHSRNIWITPENYQEVAVVFDQAFLAGHGLDPQRLEGLYMVPLGSGQNALFGSWLSATLTRLGEADCPLQGQTLAEQLLDDCLFILDNACQRLQGVALGRRDEERAIMRRVSEWAADCPEETLNLVELAAVAGVSLRQLQQAFKAFTGMSPAHWLRLRRLNGARRDLRNGGATVAEVAMRWSFWHLGRFSESYRQLFKEFPSETLKRGRG; from the coding sequence GTGACAACCGCCAATGCCCTGCAAGTCCAGGCCTTCCATACCACCGATGTCACCGAACAGGTGCGTGCCACTCCGGCGTGGCAGCAGCAATACCGGCAGATGTCGCCCGGGCATTTCAGCGGTGAATTGCGTTGCCTGGGGCTGGAGGGGGTGGAGGTGTACGAGGAGCGCCTGAACACCCGGGTCGAGCAGTTTTTCCGCGCTCCGAGCGGTTCGCTGGCGTTCTGCTTCGACCGCAGCGAGAACAGCCTGTACCTGTTGAACGAACACAGCCGCAACATCTGGATCACACCAGAGAACTACCAAGAAGTGGCGGTGGTGTTCGACCAGGCCTTCCTGGCCGGCCATGGCCTGGACCCACAGCGTCTCGAAGGGTTGTACATGGTGCCGCTGGGCAGCGGCCAGAACGCGCTGTTCGGCAGCTGGCTGAGCGCCACGCTGACCCGCCTGGGTGAAGCCGATTGCCCGCTGCAGGGGCAGACCCTGGCAGAACAGCTGCTGGATGACTGCCTGTTCATCCTCGACAACGCTTGCCAACGCCTGCAGGGCGTGGCCCTGGGGCGGCGTGACGAAGAGCGGGCGATCATGCGGCGGGTCAGCGAGTGGGCAGCCGACTGCCCGGAAGAGACCCTGAACCTGGTGGAACTGGCGGCGGTTGCCGGGGTTTCCCTGCGTCAGTTGCAGCAGGCGTTCAAGGCGTTTACCGGAATGTCTCCGGCGCACTGGTTACGCCTGCGTCGGCTCAACGGTGCGCGGCGCGACCTGCGCAACGGCGGAGCGACCGTGGCCGAAGTGGCGATGCGCTGGTCGTTCTGGCATTTGGGAAGGTTTTCAGAGAGTTACCGGCAGTTATTCAAGGAGTTTCCCAGTGAGACCTTGAAGCGGGGCAGGGGCTGA
- a CDS encoding glutamine synthetase family protein, with translation MNAPFDQLSTWLKEHRITEVECVISDLTGIARGKIAPTAKFLHERGMRLPESVLLQTVTGDYVDDDIYYNLLDAADIDMVCRPDPTAVYQIPWAIEPTAIVIHDTFDKQGNPIELSPRNVLKKVLKLYADKGWQPIVAPEMEFYLTQRCEDPDLPLQVPLGRSGRAESGRQSFSIDAANEFDPLFEDVYDWCEIQGLDLDTLIHEDGPAQMEINFRHGDALDLADQITVFKRTMREAALKHNVAATFMAKPITDEPGSAMHLHQSVVDIASGKPIFANEDGSMSQLFLYHIGGLQKYIPKLLPMFAPNVNSFRRFLPDTSAPVNVEWGEENRTAGLRVPTSSPESMRVENRLPGADANPYLAIAASLLCGYLGMVECIEPSAPVQGRAYERRNLRLPITIEDALQHMEDCETVQQYLGKQFVQGYVAVKRAEHENYKRVISSWEREFLMLSV, from the coding sequence ATGAACGCCCCCTTCGATCAGCTGTCCACCTGGCTGAAAGAACACCGGATCACCGAAGTCGAATGTGTGATCAGCGACCTGACCGGCATCGCCCGCGGCAAGATCGCGCCCACCGCCAAGTTTCTCCACGAGCGCGGCATGCGCCTGCCCGAGAGCGTGCTGCTGCAGACGGTTACCGGCGACTACGTCGACGATGACATCTACTACAACCTGCTCGATGCTGCCGACATCGACATGGTCTGCCGCCCCGACCCGACAGCGGTGTACCAGATCCCGTGGGCGATCGAACCGACCGCGATCGTGATCCACGACACCTTCGACAAGCAGGGCAACCCCATCGAACTGTCACCACGCAACGTACTGAAGAAGGTCCTCAAGCTGTATGCCGACAAAGGCTGGCAGCCGATCGTGGCACCGGAGATGGAGTTCTACCTGACCCAGCGCTGCGAAGACCCGGACCTGCCGCTGCAGGTACCCCTGGGGCGTTCCGGCCGTGCCGAAAGCGGTCGCCAGTCGTTCTCGATCGATGCCGCCAACGAATTCGACCCGCTGTTCGAAGATGTCTATGACTGGTGCGAGATCCAGGGCCTGGACCTGGATACGCTGATCCATGAGGACGGCCCCGCGCAGATGGAGATCAACTTCCGGCACGGCGACGCGCTGGACCTGGCCGACCAGATCACGGTGTTCAAGCGCACCATGCGCGAGGCGGCGCTCAAGCACAATGTCGCGGCCACCTTCATGGCCAAGCCGATCACCGACGAGCCGGGCAGCGCCATGCACCTGCACCAGAGCGTGGTCGACATCGCCAGCGGCAAGCCGATCTTCGCTAATGAAGACGGCAGCATGAGCCAGCTGTTCCTGTACCACATCGGTGGCCTGCAGAAGTACATCCCCAAGCTGCTGCCGATGTTCGCCCCCAACGTCAACTCGTTCCGCCGCTTCCTGCCGGACACCTCGGCACCGGTGAACGTCGAATGGGGTGAGGAAAACCGCACCGCCGGCCTGCGCGTGCCCACCTCCAGCCCCGAGTCGATGCGCGTGGAAAACCGCCTGCCCGGTGCCGATGCCAACCCTTACCTGGCCATTGCCGCCAGCCTGCTGTGCGGCTACCTGGGCATGGTCGAGTGCATCGAACCCAGCGCACCGGTGCAGGGCCGTGCCTACGAACGACGCAACCTGCGCCTGCCGATCACCATCGAAGACGCCCTGCAGCACATGGAAGACTGCGAGACCGTGCAGCAGTACCTGGGCAAGCAGTTCGTTCAGGGCTACGTGGCGGTCAAGCGTGCCGAGCACGAGAACTACAAGCGGGTGATCAGCTCGTGGGAGCGTGAGTTCCTGATGCTGAGCGTCTGA
- a CDS encoding polyamine ABC transporter substrate-binding protein, whose amino-acid sequence MRHLQALIPAAFTLLFASTSQATPSVSVYNWTDYIGDTTLADFQASSGIKVVYDVFDSNETLEGKLLAGRTGYDVVVPSNHFLARQAQAGAFLPLDRSKLPNWQHLDPKLLKQLEQNDPGNRYAVPYLWGTNGIGYNVDKVKAALGVDHVDSWAVLFEPENLKKLKQCGVAFMDSPDELFPAVLNYLGMNPRSEQPADYAKAEARLLELRPYITYFHSSKYVADLANGDVCVAFGYSGDVFQAANRAAEANNGVKVAYSIPKEGSNLWFDLLAIPKDANNPEQALAFINYLLDPKVIAKVSTTVGYANANPDAQAYMDASLVDNPEVYPPQDVLDKLYISSTPSPKIMRVMTRSWSKIKSNR is encoded by the coding sequence ATGCGTCATCTGCAAGCCCTGATCCCCGCCGCATTCACCCTGCTGTTCGCCAGCACCAGCCAAGCCACCCCCTCGGTCAGCGTGTACAACTGGACCGACTACATCGGTGACACCACCTTGGCCGACTTCCAGGCCAGCAGCGGTATCAAGGTGGTCTATGACGTGTTCGACTCCAACGAAACCCTGGAAGGCAAGCTGCTGGCCGGGCGCACGGGTTATGACGTGGTAGTACCGTCCAACCACTTCCTCGCGCGCCAGGCCCAGGCCGGTGCCTTCCTGCCGCTGGACCGCAGCAAGCTGCCCAACTGGCAGCACCTGGACCCCAAGCTGCTCAAGCAGCTTGAACAGAACGACCCCGGCAACCGCTATGCCGTGCCCTACCTGTGGGGCACCAACGGCATCGGCTATAACGTCGACAAGGTCAAGGCGGCCCTCGGCGTCGATCATGTCGACTCATGGGCCGTGCTGTTCGAGCCCGAGAACCTGAAGAAGCTCAAGCAGTGCGGCGTGGCATTCATGGACTCGCCCGACGAACTGTTCCCGGCCGTGCTCAACTACCTGGGCATGAACCCGCGCAGCGAGCAGCCGGCCGACTACGCCAAGGCCGAAGCCCGACTGCTCGAGCTGCGCCCCTACATCACCTACTTCCACTCCTCCAAGTACGTTGCCGACCTGGCCAATGGCGATGTCTGCGTGGCCTTCGGTTATTCCGGCGATGTGTTCCAGGCCGCCAACCGCGCCGCGGAGGCGAACAACGGCGTGAAGGTCGCGTACAGCATTCCCAAGGAAGGCAGCAACCTGTGGTTCGACCTGCTGGCCATCCCCAAAGACGCCAACAACCCTGAACAGGCCCTGGCGTTCATCAACTACCTGCTCGACCCGAAGGTGATCGCCAAGGTCAGTACCACGGTCGGCTACGCCAATGCCAACCCCGATGCCCAGGCCTACATGGATGCATCGCTGGTCGACAACCCCGAGGTCTACCCGCCCCAGGACGTGCTCGACAAGCTGTATATCTCCAGCACCCCGAGCCCGAAGATCATGCGCGTCATGACCCGCTCCTGGAGCAAGATCAAGTCCAACCGCTGA
- a CDS encoding FAD-binding oxidoreductase: MSFTTQHAASYYAATARDAAPYPSLDGELTADVCVVGGGLTGVNTALELAERGLSVVLLEARRIGWGASGRNGGQLIRGIGHDVSGFARHVGQDGVRYLKQAGIDSVALVARRIAQYGIACDLRWGFCELANTAAQFAAFQGELDDLAALGYRPETRLVGADQLHEIVASDQYAGGLVDMGSGHLHPLDLVQGEARAAHGLGVRIFEQSPVLRIEHGHQVVLHTAHGKVRAGNLVLGCNAHLDDLEPRLSGKVLPAGSYVVATEPLPEALASQLIPQNMALCDQKVGLDYYRLTADRRLLFGGACHYSGRDPKDIAGYMRPKVLKVFPQLAEVRIDYQWGGMIGITANRFPQVGRLSQQRNVYYAQGYSGHGLNVTHWTARLLAESIALGHSRGLDVFSAVPHLTFPGGKALRSPLLALGMLWYRLREALG, from the coding sequence ATGTCCTTCACGACCCAACACGCCGCCTCGTACTACGCCGCCACGGCACGCGATGCGGCGCCCTACCCCAGCCTGGACGGCGAACTGACCGCCGATGTATGCGTGGTTGGTGGCGGGCTGACCGGCGTCAACACCGCGCTGGAACTGGCCGAGCGCGGCCTGTCGGTGGTGCTGCTGGAAGCCCGGCGCATCGGCTGGGGCGCCAGCGGGCGCAACGGCGGCCAGCTGATCCGTGGTATCGGTCATGACGTCAGCGGTTTTGCCCGGCATGTCGGCCAGGACGGCGTGCGTTATCTCAAGCAGGCCGGCATCGATTCGGTGGCACTGGTGGCCCGCCGCATCGCCCAGTACGGCATTGCCTGCGACCTGCGCTGGGGCTTTTGCGAACTGGCCAATACCGCCGCCCAGTTCGCCGCGTTCCAGGGTGAGCTGGACGACCTGGCCGCCCTCGGCTATCGCCCTGAAACCCGCCTGGTCGGCGCCGACCAGCTGCACGAGATTGTCGCCAGCGACCAGTACGCCGGCGGCCTGGTCGACATGGGCTCGGGCCACCTGCACCCGCTTGACCTGGTCCAGGGTGAAGCGCGTGCCGCCCACGGCCTGGGTGTGCGCATTTTCGAGCAGAGCCCGGTACTGCGCATCGAGCATGGCCACCAGGTGGTGCTACACACCGCCCATGGCAAGGTACGCGCAGGCAACCTGGTGCTTGGTTGCAACGCCCACCTCGATGATCTGGAGCCACGCCTGAGCGGCAAGGTACTTCCGGCCGGCAGTTACGTGGTGGCCACCGAGCCATTGCCTGAAGCGCTGGCCAGCCAGCTGATCCCGCAGAACATGGCGCTGTGCGACCAGAAGGTCGGCCTGGACTATTACCGCCTCACGGCAGACCGCCGGCTGCTGTTCGGTGGCGCCTGTCATTACTCCGGCCGCGACCCCAAAGACATTGCTGGCTACATGCGGCCCAAGGTTCTCAAGGTATTCCCGCAACTGGCCGAGGTGCGGATTGATTACCAATGGGGCGGCATGATCGGCATCACCGCCAACCGCTTCCCCCAGGTCGGTCGCCTCAGCCAGCAACGCAACGTGTATTACGCCCAGGGCTATTCCGGGCATGGGCTGAACGTCACGCACTGGACCGCCAGGCTGCTCGCCGAAAGCATTGCACTTGGCCACAGCCGTGGGCTGGACGTGTTCAGTGCGGTGCCGCACCTGACCTTCCCCGGCGGCAAGGCACTGCGCTCGCCGCTGCTGGCGCTGGGCATGTTGTGGTACCGCTTGCGTGAGGCACTGGGCTGA